The Amycolatopsis viridis genome window below encodes:
- a CDS encoding acetate uptake transporter has translation MVHTEKGSVEAPVTPQVDPGAHIADPAPLGLAAFAMTTFVLSVFNAKLISNTALEAVVLPLALFYGGLGQFMAGMWEFRKGNTFGALAFTSFGAFWLSFAAYVKFVEPGLGASAATATGLYLLAWTIFTAYMTVAAARVSGAVLAVFVFLTLTFLFLTIGTWAASPSMGKVGGWLGLVTAVLAWYASFAAVTNFTWKRSVLPLFPLSSAPHR, from the coding sequence ATGGTACATACGGAGAAGGGTTCGGTGGAAGCGCCGGTCACACCGCAGGTGGATCCTGGTGCGCACATCGCCGATCCGGCCCCGCTGGGCCTTGCCGCATTCGCGATGACGACCTTCGTGCTCAGTGTCTTCAACGCCAAATTGATCAGCAACACCGCACTGGAAGCCGTGGTGCTGCCGCTCGCCCTCTTCTACGGCGGGCTGGGCCAGTTCATGGCCGGCATGTGGGAGTTCCGCAAGGGCAACACCTTCGGCGCGTTGGCGTTCACCTCGTTCGGGGCGTTCTGGCTCTCTTTCGCCGCATATGTGAAGTTCGTCGAGCCCGGACTCGGGGCGAGCGCGGCGACCGCGACCGGGCTCTACCTGCTGGCGTGGACGATCTTCACCGCCTACATGACGGTGGCCGCGGCCCGGGTCAGCGGCGCGGTGCTGGCCGTCTTCGTGTTCCTGACGCTGACGTTCTTGTTCCTCACCATCGGGACGTGGGCAGCCTCGCCGAGCATGGGCAAGGTAGGCGGCTGGCTCGGCCTGGTCACGGCCGTACTGGCGTGGTACGCGTCCTTCGCCGCGGTCACGAACTTCACGTGGAAGCGGAGCGTGCTGCCGCTGTTCCCGCTGTCGTCGGCGCCGCACCGCTGA
- a CDS encoding response regulator, with protein MISAAVGDDHVLLVEAMVPMLRKSGIDVVVSAHEFGQLVASVRAYEPDVCVLDLRFGEHDHHDGVAAVQAASPRTRIVVLTADATIESMVAAIEAGAAGYVHKSRGCASLVTAIGKVMRGELVTDLPIRRHWRENAETDPEARLLARYLTVRERQCLELLVDGLRTDVMARRLGVSVTTVRSHVQALMTKLGVHSRLEAASFAVRHDLLGEADRQRRADDVRGSTATDGPAGASGRWAGGAGGRASLR; from the coding sequence ATGATCAGTGCTGCGGTGGGCGACGACCACGTCCTGCTCGTCGAAGCGATGGTCCCGATGCTGCGCAAGAGCGGGATCGACGTGGTCGTCTCGGCCCACGAGTTCGGTCAGCTCGTCGCGTCCGTCCGTGCCTACGAACCGGATGTGTGCGTGCTGGACCTCCGGTTCGGCGAGCACGACCACCACGACGGTGTCGCGGCGGTCCAGGCGGCGAGCCCGCGGACGAGGATCGTCGTGCTCACCGCGGACGCGACGATCGAGTCGATGGTCGCGGCCATCGAGGCGGGAGCGGCCGGCTACGTCCACAAGTCGCGTGGCTGCGCGAGCCTGGTGACGGCGATCGGCAAGGTCATGCGGGGTGAGCTCGTGACCGACCTGCCGATCCGGCGGCATTGGCGCGAGAACGCCGAAACCGATCCGGAAGCGAGGCTGCTCGCGCGGTATCTGACCGTGCGCGAGCGGCAATGCCTCGAACTGCTCGTCGACGGGCTCCGCACGGACGTCATGGCCCGGCGGCTCGGGGTGTCCGTCACGACGGTGCGCAGCCACGTGCAGGCGCTGATGACCAAGCTGGGCGTCCACTCCCGGCTGGAAGCGGCGTCGTTCGCGGTGCGCCACGATCTCCTCGGGGAAGCGGACCGGCAGCGCCGCGCGGACGACGTGCGCGGGTCGACCGCCACCGACGGTCCGGCCGGTGCCTCCGGCCGCTGGGCCGGCGGCGCGGGAGGTCGCGCGTCGCTGCGATGA
- a CDS encoding MFS transporter: protein MGERVGGKTRGRESAGGADAEVKAPVTAWLSLLAVALGIMVVQLDGSVVSVANPTIATSLHASLEGIQWVTTGYLLVLAGLLIPAGLVADKIGRKKAFLIGIGGFSLASLLCGLSGSIDMLIGARVLQAVFGAMLGPAGLAVLRAAFPPEKLSTAFGWFGSVSAVALAGGPILGGVLVEYASWPWVFYINLPFGIVAVLVGVFVIKESTQRVPQRLDLPGAMSLTLALVTLIWGVTRAQSSGWWSVNTLGFMGLGVVLLIVFLIIENRSKAPMVPLSLFRIRSFSIGCLVTIVTMFAFFAILFYLTFYLQGVQGKSALMAAVALLPLTLVFTVASPVAGAVTGRLGNRGTLLLGAACTTASLLLLLRLGVGSGTVTLAPSLVLAGFGAGFMMIPAIEAIVGSAPVDKAGVASGIQQSTQQLGGTLGIAVFGSLLASVVSAKFGGALAAAFGGDTDAVAQVAGNEQLRKSVELGFPPAVQDALRQQMTQSGLDSGDVQRFVGTVSHAAHETFLSGMHQVFLVAACCAAAAGLLSLLIRAKKADAASEDVLESAR, encoded by the coding sequence ATGGGAGAACGAGTGGGCGGCAAGACCCGCGGACGTGAGTCCGCCGGCGGGGCGGACGCCGAGGTGAAAGCCCCCGTCACGGCATGGCTGAGCCTCCTCGCCGTGGCGCTCGGCATCATGGTGGTCCAGCTGGACGGCAGCGTCGTCTCGGTGGCGAATCCGACGATCGCCACCTCGCTCCACGCGAGTCTCGAGGGAATCCAGTGGGTGACCACCGGCTACCTGCTCGTCCTCGCCGGCCTGCTCATCCCGGCCGGGCTGGTGGCCGACAAGATCGGCCGCAAGAAGGCGTTCCTCATCGGCATCGGCGGGTTCTCCCTCGCCTCGCTGCTCTGCGGCCTGTCCGGCTCGATCGACATGCTGATCGGTGCGCGGGTGCTGCAGGCGGTCTTCGGCGCCATGCTCGGCCCGGCCGGGCTGGCCGTGCTGCGGGCGGCGTTCCCCCCGGAAAAGCTGTCCACGGCGTTCGGCTGGTTCGGTTCGGTCTCCGCCGTCGCGCTGGCCGGTGGCCCGATCCTCGGCGGCGTCCTCGTGGAGTACGCGAGCTGGCCCTGGGTCTTCTACATCAATCTGCCGTTCGGCATCGTCGCTGTGCTCGTCGGCGTGTTCGTGATCAAGGAGTCGACGCAGCGGGTGCCGCAGCGGCTCGACCTGCCCGGCGCGATGTCGCTCACCCTCGCGCTGGTCACCTTGATCTGGGGGGTCACCCGGGCGCAGTCCAGCGGCTGGTGGTCGGTGAACACCCTGGGCTTCATGGGGCTCGGTGTCGTGCTGCTGATCGTGTTCCTGATCATCGAAAACCGGAGCAAGGCCCCGATGGTCCCGCTGAGCCTCTTCCGCATCCGCTCGTTCTCGATCGGCTGCCTCGTGACCATCGTGACCATGTTCGCCTTCTTCGCGATCCTGTTCTACCTGACGTTCTACCTGCAGGGCGTCCAAGGGAAGAGCGCGCTGATGGCCGCGGTCGCGTTGCTGCCGCTGACGCTGGTCTTCACGGTTGCCTCGCCGGTCGCCGGCGCCGTGACCGGCCGGCTCGGCAACCGCGGCACGCTCCTGCTCGGAGCCGCCTGCACCACAGCTTCGCTGCTCCTCCTGCTGCGCCTTGGTGTCGGATCCGGCACGGTGACGCTCGCGCCGTCGCTGGTGCTGGCCGGGTTCGGCGCCGGGTTCATGATGATCCCGGCCATCGAAGCGATCGTCGGCAGCGCACCGGTCGACAAGGCCGGGGTCGCCTCCGGGATCCAGCAGTCGACGCAGCAGCTGGGCGGCACCCTCGGCATCGCGGTGTTCGGCAGCCTGCTGGCCTCGGTGGTCTCGGCGAAGTTCGGTGGGGCGCTGGCGGCGGCGTTCGGTGGTGACACGGATGCGGTGGCGCAGGTCGCGGGCAACGAGCAGCTGCGCAAGAGCGTCGAGCTCGGTTTTCCGCCCGCCGTGCAGGACGCTCTGCGGCAGCAGATGACGCAGAGCGGCCTGGATTCCGGTGACGTGCAGCGCTTCGTCGGCACGGTGAGCCACGCGGCGCACGAGACGTTTCTCAGCGGCATGCACCAGGTCTTCCTGGTGGCGGCCTGCTGCGCGGCCGCGGCCGGCCTGCTGTCGCTGCTGATCCGGGCCAAGAAGGCGGACGCGGCGTCGGAGGACGTCCTGGAGAGCGCCCGCTGA
- a CDS encoding tetratricopeptide repeat protein, with protein sequence MHQGEPLTRRGTELRDEDLHEEAIEVLREAVAAGEPSAPRELAYALLGGARPRDALAVLKAAIGRGRVDLCTVLGSLATELGDYPAAHEAYRKAMDHGDLSALNDYGLLLCDEGNLDEAIAIFRRAAEFGDELAPGNLIALYVEDLNDLAAARDVGERYLSPRYPGVYPALGDVYANLGKLAKADALFRDGVRLGAPRVHQKYGWFLWKHRGDIEAAEREFWAAFDDDEVGWSHALGRFLLSRNRVDEARAVLERGAVWGDVDARELLDELES encoded by the coding sequence ATGCACCAGGGTGAGCCGCTGACGCGACGCGGTACCGAGCTGCGCGACGAGGACCTTCATGAGGAAGCGATCGAAGTGCTCCGGGAGGCCGTCGCCGCCGGAGAGCCTTCGGCGCCTCGCGAGCTCGCGTATGCCCTGCTCGGTGGTGCCCGGCCTCGCGACGCGCTGGCCGTGCTGAAGGCGGCCATCGGCCGGGGGCGGGTGGACCTGTGCACGGTTCTCGGCTCCCTGGCCACCGAGCTGGGCGATTACCCGGCCGCGCACGAAGCCTATCGAAAAGCAATGGACCACGGCGATCTGTCAGCACTCAACGATTACGGGCTCCTGCTGTGCGACGAGGGAAATCTGGACGAGGCCATCGCGATTTTCCGGCGGGCAGCGGAGTTCGGTGACGAACTGGCCCCCGGAAACCTGATCGCCTTGTACGTCGAGGATCTGAACGATCTGGCGGCGGCGAGGGACGTGGGCGAGCGGTACCTGTCTCCGCGGTACCCGGGCGTCTATCCGGCACTCGGCGACGTGTACGCCAACCTGGGCAAGCTCGCCAAGGCCGATGCGTTGTTCCGGGACGGCGTTCGACTCGGTGCGCCACGGGTCCATCAGAAGTACGGGTGGTTCCTGTGGAAGCACCGTGGCGACATCGAGGCCGCGGAGAGGGAATTCTGGGCCGCGTTCGATGACGACGAAGTCGGCTGGAGTCACGCCCTGGGACGCTTTCTGCTGAGCCGGAATCGCGTCGACGAGGCGCGAGCGGTGCTCGAACGGGGCGCCGTGTGGGGCGACGTGGACGCTCGGGAACTACTCGACGAGCTCGAGTCGTAG
- a CDS encoding DUF3040 domain-containing protein — MKLSDDEQRKLGELERALQAEDPGLDRRLARMQPDGPPSLLAVLVLATGVALAVALVTLGDLLAVPACLVAGLILTGTVPALAVVWWARRYYCRYCAGKWPAPARSCPRCARPTPA; from the coding sequence GTGAAGCTGAGCGACGACGAACAGCGGAAGCTGGGCGAGCTGGAACGCGCATTGCAGGCAGAGGACCCGGGGCTCGATCGACGTCTCGCCCGGATGCAGCCGGACGGTCCCCCGTCGCTGCTGGCAGTGCTCGTGCTCGCAACCGGTGTCGCGCTCGCGGTGGCGCTGGTGACACTCGGCGACCTGCTCGCTGTCCCGGCGTGCCTGGTGGCCGGCCTGATACTCACCGGCACGGTTCCGGCACTGGCCGTCGTGTGGTGGGCCCGGCGCTACTACTGCCGGTACTGCGCGGGCAAATGGCCCGCACCCGCCCGCTCGTGCCCGCGGTGCGCCCGTCCTACGCCCGCATGA
- a CDS encoding ATP-binding protein: MTAVPDRRQSRGRRRGDRHADELRALIHDIGHAVAAVSFLVESALSDDLTAASARRKLELVHTQTRMLTTLIEQAFRPAGGGQPIPLRALLAQLTEQADATGPAQVTLLDGPEPETDLDGGILWRILSNLLGNAARAAGRGGTVSVGITGVQPIVIEIADDGPGFGEGEPGWATLGLAAVRKLSRELGVHVSFARRAPAGTLVRVTLAPHGYDDTGTASGRDIR; encoded by the coding sequence ATGACTGCGGTTCCGGACCGGCGGCAGAGCAGGGGCAGACGGCGGGGGGACCGGCACGCTGATGAGCTCCGCGCGCTCATCCACGACATCGGGCATGCGGTGGCCGCCGTCAGTTTTCTCGTGGAGTCCGCGTTGTCCGACGACCTCACCGCGGCATCCGCGCGGCGGAAACTCGAACTCGTGCACACGCAGACCCGGATGCTGACCACGCTCATCGAGCAGGCGTTCCGCCCGGCGGGCGGTGGCCAGCCCATCCCGCTGCGTGCGTTGCTGGCGCAGCTGACCGAGCAGGCGGATGCGACGGGCCCGGCGCAGGTCACCCTCCTGGACGGGCCGGAACCGGAGACCGACCTCGACGGCGGCATCCTGTGGCGCATTCTGTCCAACCTGCTCGGCAATGCCGCCCGCGCGGCCGGCCGCGGCGGCACGGTTTCGGTCGGGATCACCGGCGTGCAGCCGATCGTGATCGAAATCGCCGACGACGGACCGGGTTTCGGCGAGGGCGAGCCCGGGTGGGCCACGCTGGGACTGGCCGCGGTGCGGAAGCTGAGCCGGGAGCTCGGTGTGCACGTGTCCTTCGCAAGACGCGCCCCGGCGGGCACACTGGTGCGGGTGACTCTGGCCCCGCACGGGTATGACGACACCGGCACCGCCAGCGGGAGGGATATCCGATGA
- a CDS encoding helix-turn-helix transcriptional regulator, with translation MADVGLGEFLQSRRARVTPESVGLRPGGRRRVPGLRREELAQLAGISVEYYQRLEQGRAGRPSDEVLNALADTLRLDAVEREHLRALARPPQRGARSPESVRPELRRMLDLIDLVPALVINDRFDVLAVNGPAGRLFGEKQNLARELFLDPAARDFYVEWDEVAAATAAQLRLVAGRHPGDADLARLVAELSERSTEFRRLWSTGDVELRAFGAKSFLHPDAGLLTFHYENFELPGDARQRLITFTPAKGSTTEAALQLLGTGAAATR, from the coding sequence GTGGCAGACGTCGGGTTGGGTGAGTTCCTCCAGTCGCGCCGCGCGCGGGTCACGCCGGAAAGCGTGGGGCTGCGCCCCGGGGGCCGGCGCCGCGTGCCTGGCCTGCGCCGGGAGGAGCTGGCACAGCTCGCCGGGATCAGCGTGGAGTACTACCAGCGGCTGGAGCAGGGGCGGGCCGGCCGTCCCTCGGACGAGGTGCTCAACGCTCTCGCCGACACGCTCCGCCTGGACGCGGTGGAGCGCGAGCACCTGCGCGCCCTGGCCCGCCCGCCCCAGCGGGGCGCCCGCTCCCCGGAGTCGGTGCGGCCCGAACTGCGGCGCATGCTCGATCTGATCGACCTGGTGCCGGCGCTGGTGATCAACGACCGGTTCGACGTGCTGGCCGTCAACGGGCCGGCGGGCCGGCTGTTCGGCGAGAAGCAGAACCTCGCGCGCGAGCTGTTCCTGGACCCGGCCGCCCGGGACTTCTACGTGGAGTGGGACGAGGTGGCTGCGGCGACCGCGGCCCAGCTGCGACTGGTCGCCGGCCGGCATCCCGGCGATGCGGATCTCGCCCGGCTGGTGGCCGAGTTGTCCGAGCGGAGCACGGAGTTCCGGCGGCTCTGGAGCACCGGCGATGTGGAGCTGCGGGCGTTCGGGGCCAAGAGCTTCTTGCATCCCGACGCCGGGCTGCTGACCTTCCACTACGAGAACTTCGAGCTGCCCGGCGACGCCCGGCAGCGGCTGATCACCTTCACCCCGGCGAAGGGCAGCACCACCGAGGCCGCGCTGCAGCTGTTGGGAACCGGCGCTGCCGCCACGCGCTGA
- a CDS encoding DUF421 domain-containing protein, whose translation MVATSDTDWLIGHTGELPAVCVKTLMLSLTALAGLRLAPRRALAELRIFDLVVIIATGAIVGRSATAADTSFLMGAVALVTLLVAHIIISRVRFVPRVARLLDHPARVLVVDGAVDHRQLKTAQLTEGDLYEALRERGVHSLAGIRYVIYESKGGLTVVHDDEPAHASRTTLPEL comes from the coding sequence GTGGTGGCGACGAGTGACACGGACTGGTTGATCGGACACACGGGCGAGCTCCCCGCGGTGTGCGTGAAGACCCTCATGCTGTCGTTGACGGCGCTGGCCGGTCTGCGGCTCGCCCCGCGCCGGGCCCTCGCCGAGTTGCGCATCTTCGACCTCGTCGTGATCATCGCGACGGGCGCCATCGTCGGGCGGAGCGCGACCGCCGCCGACACGTCGTTCCTGATGGGTGCTGTCGCCCTGGTGACCCTGCTGGTGGCGCACATCATCATTTCCCGGGTGCGGTTCGTCCCGCGGGTGGCGCGCCTGCTCGACCACCCGGCGCGGGTCCTCGTCGTGGACGGCGCCGTGGACCACCGGCAGCTGAAGACAGCGCAGCTGACCGAGGGCGACCTGTACGAGGCACTGCGCGAACGGGGTGTGCACAGCCTCGCCGGGATCCGCTACGTGATCTACGAGTCGAAGGGCGGGTTGACCGTCGTGCACGACGACGAGCCGGCGCACGCATCGCGCACCACGCTTCCGGAACTGTGA
- a CDS encoding carboxymuconolactone decarboxylase family protein, giving the protein MTERFRRGVARQQELGGAGPRRRAYDALADVAPDLSRLAVEFAYGDIHSRPGLDAAQRELVILGALITTGGVEPQLEAHIGSALAAGLAPRAVVEAIMQAIPYAGFPRVFAAMAIARRVFDDRNLLPLQ; this is encoded by the coding sequence ATGACCGAACGCTTCCGGCGCGGGGTGGCTCGCCAGCAGGAGCTCGGTGGAGCCGGCCCGCGGCGACGGGCCTACGACGCGCTCGCTGACGTGGCCCCGGACCTGAGCCGGCTCGCGGTCGAATTCGCCTACGGGGACATCCACAGCCGGCCAGGTCTCGACGCCGCCCAGCGCGAGCTGGTCATCCTGGGCGCGCTGATCACGACCGGGGGTGTCGAACCCCAGCTGGAGGCCCACATCGGCTCCGCGCTCGCCGCCGGCCTCGCACCACGGGCCGTGGTCGAAGCGATCATGCAGGCGATCCCGTACGCCGGGTTCCCGCGCGTGTTCGCCGCCATGGCCATCGCCCGCCGCGTCTTCGACGACCGCAACCTGTTGCCCCTGCAATGA
- a CDS encoding CDGSH iron-sulfur domain-containing protein: MTGQPVPEVVIKTVDNGPYQVKGPIRLVDHDNNVYDLGPGRTKLLCRCGRSANKPFCDGAHARHGFAAAERSG, translated from the coding sequence ATGACCGGTCAGCCCGTCCCCGAGGTTGTGATCAAGACGGTGGACAATGGCCCGTACCAGGTGAAGGGCCCGATCCGCCTGGTCGACCACGACAACAACGTCTACGACCTCGGCCCCGGCCGCACGAAGCTGCTGTGCCGCTGCGGGAGATCGGCGAACAAGCCGTTCTGCGACGGCGCTCATGCCCGCCACGGGTTCGCCGCCGCCGAGCGGTCCGGGTAG
- a CDS encoding DUF1622 domain-containing protein encodes MEFTEVMETVGTAVDASGVAVMVVGAVIGSAGFLRRLAAREELTGSYRRYRQGLGRAILLGLEFLVAGDIIRTVAISPTYTSVGVLAVIVAVRTFLSFSLEVELEGRWPWQKRRRAQEPG; translated from the coding sequence ATGGAGTTCACCGAAGTCATGGAGACCGTGGGCACCGCGGTCGATGCCAGTGGTGTCGCGGTCATGGTCGTGGGTGCGGTCATCGGTTCGGCCGGCTTTCTGCGCCGGCTGGCCGCCCGAGAGGAACTGACCGGGAGTTATCGCCGGTACCGGCAGGGCCTGGGACGGGCGATCCTGCTCGGGCTGGAGTTCCTGGTCGCCGGGGACATCATCCGGACCGTCGCGATCTCCCCGACCTACACCAGCGTCGGGGTGCTGGCGGTGATCGTCGCCGTGCGCACCTTCCTCAGTTTCTCCCTGGAAGTCGAACTCGAGGGGCGCTGGCCCTGGCAGAAACGGCGCCGTGCGCAGGAGCCCGGGTGA
- a CDS encoding DUF3040 domain-containing protein produces the protein MTLSDQQRRELAEIERDLCTEPTLSTLTELFAGSLHHVSSWAAEPRTRTIRAGRRIRLVTPAAATAAVLGIADAIVAGLAGLTTPVSIGVVVAVSAVAVLVADLLCPDRSAAANLPDPFHRG, from the coding sequence ATGACCCTGTCGGATCAACAACGCCGCGAACTCGCCGAGATCGAGCGGGATCTGTGCACTGAGCCGACGTTGTCCACCTTGACCGAGCTCTTCGCCGGCTCACTGCACCACGTCTCGTCCTGGGCCGCCGAGCCTCGAACCCGTACCATCCGGGCCGGACGGCGGATCCGGCTCGTCACACCGGCCGCCGCGACAGCAGCCGTACTGGGAATCGCCGACGCGATCGTGGCGGGCCTGGCCGGCCTGACCACGCCGGTCTCGATCGGTGTCGTCGTGGCGGTCAGCGCGGTCGCGGTGCTCGTCGCGGATCTGCTGTGCCCGGACCGGTCCGCGGCCGCAAACCTGCCCGACCCGTTCCACCGGGGGTGA
- a CDS encoding heavy-metal-associated domain-containing protein, whose product MSTAVYTVEGMTCSGCMNKVTSAVTGVAGITDVDVDIATGEVTVTSDAPIDDQQVQAAITGAGYRIAS is encoded by the coding sequence ATGAGCACTGCTGTCTACACCGTCGAGGGCATGACCTGCTCCGGCTGCATGAACAAGGTGACCTCCGCGGTCACCGGCGTGGCCGGCATCACCGACGTCGACGTCGACATCGCGACCGGTGAGGTCACCGTCACCAGCGACGCGCCGATCGACGACCAGCAGGTCCAGGCGGCGATCACCGGCGCCGGTTACCGGATCGCGAGCTGA
- a CDS encoding acetyl-CoA C-acetyltransferase — MPEAVIVAATRSPIGRAGKGSLRDLRADDLLAQVFEAALKQVPELDPATIDDIMVGCGQPAGEQGYNLGRQLAVAAGLDTVPGTVVHRYCASSVQTTRMALHAIRAGEGHVFVSAGVETVSRYGSGKSDGMPGTHNPRYADAEARTAARSAAGAPPWQDPRALGLLPDPYIAMGQTAENVAQLRGVSRQRQDEFAVRSQHNAQRAIAAGFFATDITPVVTPDGTTVTADDGPRAGVTLESVAALEPVFRPGGTVTAANCCPLNDGAAALIVMSADRARDLGITPLARIVSTGVSALSPEIMGLGPVEAVRRALAHAGMTVADLDLVEINEAFAAQVLPSCDDLGIDLDRVNVHGGAIALGHPFGMTGARMTTTLINGLCAVDAQTGVVTMCAAGGQGMALVIERLS; from the coding sequence ATGCCTGAAGCCGTGATCGTCGCCGCCACGCGGTCACCCATCGGCCGCGCCGGCAAGGGTTCGCTGCGTGACCTGCGCGCCGACGACCTGCTCGCCCAGGTCTTCGAGGCCGCGCTGAAACAGGTGCCCGAGCTCGACCCGGCGACCATCGACGACATCATGGTCGGCTGCGGCCAGCCCGCCGGGGAACAGGGTTACAACCTCGGCCGCCAGCTCGCCGTCGCCGCGGGGCTCGACACCGTACCCGGCACGGTCGTGCACCGCTACTGCGCGTCCAGCGTCCAGACCACCCGCATGGCGCTGCACGCGATTCGCGCCGGGGAAGGGCACGTGTTCGTCTCGGCCGGTGTCGAGACCGTGTCGCGCTACGGCAGCGGGAAGTCCGACGGCATGCCCGGCACGCACAACCCCCGCTACGCCGACGCCGAGGCGCGCACGGCCGCGCGGTCGGCGGCCGGCGCACCGCCGTGGCAGGATCCGCGTGCGCTGGGCCTGCTGCCCGACCCGTACATCGCGATGGGACAGACCGCGGAGAACGTCGCGCAGCTGCGCGGGGTGTCCCGGCAGCGGCAGGACGAGTTCGCCGTGCGCAGCCAGCACAACGCCCAGCGCGCCATCGCCGCCGGGTTCTTCGCGACCGACATCACGCCCGTCGTGACCCCCGACGGCACCACGGTCACCGCGGACGACGGGCCGCGTGCGGGCGTCACCCTGGAGTCGGTCGCCGCGCTCGAGCCGGTGTTCCGGCCGGGCGGAACGGTCACCGCCGCCAATTGCTGCCCGCTCAACGACGGCGCCGCGGCGCTGATCGTGATGTCCGCCGACCGGGCGCGCGACCTGGGCATCACGCCACTCGCCCGGATCGTGTCGACCGGGGTGTCGGCGCTCTCGCCCGAGATCATGGGCCTCGGGCCGGTGGAGGCGGTGCGCCGGGCGCTCGCGCACGCCGGGATGACCGTCGCCGACCTCGACCTCGTGGAGATCAACGAGGCGTTCGCCGCGCAGGTGCTGCCGTCGTGCGACGACCTGGGGATCGATCTGGACCGCGTGAACGTCCACGGTGGCGCGATCGCGCTCGGCCATCCGTTCGGGATGACCGGTGCGCGGATGACCACCACACTCATCAACGGTCTGTGCGCGGTCGACGCGCAGACCGGTGTGGTCACCATGTGCGCGGCCGGTGGCCAGGGGATGGCGCTCGTGATCGAGCGCCTGTCGTGA
- a CDS encoding nuclear transport factor 2 family protein gives MSTAQDRADVIDTCTRMMWLVDMRDWDRFTGVFADRVTLDYTSIYGGEPWTQTPDEIKAQWSALIGAFDATQHLLGNHLVTVDGDTAVLTAAFQATHLLATTFGSPRWTLGGTYRFGLARVDGHWLINEVVMTATWADGNKDILSIAAARQ, from the coding sequence ATGAGCACCGCCCAGGACCGCGCCGACGTCATCGACACCTGCACCCGGATGATGTGGCTGGTCGACATGCGTGACTGGGACAGGTTCACCGGGGTGTTCGCCGATCGGGTCACCCTCGACTACACCAGCATCTACGGCGGCGAGCCCTGGACGCAGACGCCGGACGAGATCAAAGCCCAGTGGTCGGCTCTGATCGGCGCCTTCGACGCGACCCAGCACCTGCTCGGCAACCACCTGGTGACCGTGGACGGGGACACCGCGGTGCTCACCGCCGCGTTCCAGGCCACCCACCTGCTGGCGACCACGTTCGGCTCACCTCGCTGGACCCTCGGCGGCACCTACCGCTTCGGGCTGGCCAGGGTGGATGGCCACTGGCTCATCAACGAGGTGGTGATGACCGCGACCTGGGCCGACGGCAACAAGGACATCCTCAGCATCGCGGCCGCCCGGCAGTGA
- a CDS encoding DUF4097 family beta strand repeat-containing protein → MPAFDTPEPITVAVDLLAGEARFVASDRVDTVVEVRPGDPDSEADIRAAEQARVEYDRGRLVVKAAKPGLFAHGGALDVRVALPLGSDVRGNAASAAFRSTGRLGECRFKTATGDVQLDATGSLLVEVGRADVSAECADGRAEITVGSGTVRLGEVHGPVVVRNAGGDTWIGRAGAGVRVHGAKGTIIVDHAEAAVEAKTGHGTIRVGEVRRGPVVLETGGGDVEFGVREGTSARVDVSTRNGRVENLLTASDGPRAGVETAEIRARTSAGDIVIRRA, encoded by the coding sequence ATGCCCGCCTTCGACACGCCCGAGCCGATCACCGTCGCGGTCGATCTCCTGGCGGGCGAGGCGAGGTTCGTCGCCAGCGACCGGGTGGACACGGTGGTCGAAGTCCGGCCGGGTGACCCGGACAGCGAGGCCGACATCCGGGCGGCCGAGCAGGCCCGCGTCGAGTACGACCGCGGCCGGCTCGTGGTCAAGGCGGCGAAGCCCGGGTTGTTCGCGCACGGCGGTGCGCTCGACGTGCGGGTCGCTCTTCCCCTCGGTTCGGACGTCCGCGGCAACGCGGCCTCGGCGGCGTTCCGCAGCACGGGCCGGCTCGGCGAGTGCCGGTTCAAGACCGCGACCGGTGACGTCCAGCTCGATGCCACCGGATCGCTGCTGGTCGAAGTCGGCCGGGCCGATGTCAGTGCCGAGTGTGCCGATGGCCGGGCCGAGATCACCGTCGGGTCCGGCACCGTGCGGCTCGGCGAAGTGCACGGTCCGGTGGTCGTCCGCAATGCCGGTGGCGACACCTGGATCGGCCGGGCAGGCGCGGGGGTGCGGGTGCACGGGGCGAAGGGGACGATCATCGTCGACCACGCCGAGGCTGCCGTGGAAGCGAAGACCGGCCACGGGACGATCCGGGTCGGGGAGGTGCGCCGCGGCCCGGTGGTGCTCGAAACCGGTGGCGGCGACGTCGAGTTCGGCGTCCGCGAAGGCACGTCGGCGCGGGTCGACGTCAGCACCCGCAACGGCCGGGTGGAGAACCTCCTCACTGCCTCAGACGGACCGCGTGCCGGCGTCGAGACGGCGGAGATCCGGGCGCGGACGTCGGCCGGGGACATCGTCATCCGCCGCGCCTGA